A single Candidatus Desulfatibia profunda DNA region contains:
- a CDS encoding DMT family transporter: MKAEASSNQDLSFPAAVFTLCLCTLFGANAVAIKISLSGLGVFTTAGLRFGIASVTIFLWARITGRTFHIQKEQIYQLLILSIVFTVQLSLFYLGLSKSNASRGTLLLNLQPFFTLFLAHFFIPGDRITVRKTLGIFMGFAGVAFVFLERKGVTADLYVGDLMILTATLLWSCSAVYTKKIIHSYLPFHIVLYPMILAVPFFFLEGFLWDGAMIFHMDARILGALLYQSLITASFGFVAWISLLRKYGAVSLHSFIFIMPIAGVLLGGLILEEPITPKILIALLLIVSGILVIHFKQKKIIPLFPLGRNV; the protein is encoded by the coding sequence TACCCTTTGTCTTTGCACCCTTTTTGGCGCCAATGCCGTCGCCATTAAAATCAGTCTTTCCGGACTGGGTGTTTTCACCACCGCCGGACTGCGCTTTGGTATCGCCTCGGTTACGATATTCCTTTGGGCCAGAATCACCGGTCGTACGTTTCATATCCAAAAGGAACAGATTTACCAGTTGCTGATTCTTTCCATCGTCTTTACGGTACAATTGTCCCTGTTTTATCTGGGCCTTAGCAAATCGAATGCTTCCCGCGGCACTTTGCTGCTCAATCTCCAGCCTTTCTTTACCCTGTTTCTGGCGCACTTTTTTATCCCCGGAGATCGCATTACCGTCAGAAAAACGCTGGGTATTTTCATGGGCTTTGCCGGCGTGGCCTTTGTATTTCTGGAAAGAAAGGGCGTAACCGCCGATCTTTACGTCGGGGATCTGATGATCCTAACCGCCACGTTGTTGTGGTCCTGTAGTGCGGTATATACCAAAAAGATTATCCATTCTTATTTGCCGTTTCATATTGTGCTTTACCCCATGATACTTGCGGTCCCCTTCTTTTTTCTCGAAGGGTTTCTATGGGACGGCGCCATGATCTTTCACATGGATGCAAGAATCCTGGGCGCGCTATTATACCAGAGCCTTATAACGGCTTCTTTTGGTTTTGTCGCCTGGATCAGCCTGCTCCGGAAATACGGCGCCGTTTCACTGCACTCATTTATTTTTATCATGCCCATCGCAGGCGTCCTTTTGGGCGGGTTGATTTTGGAGGAACCGATTACCCCCAAAATTCTGATTGCTCTGCTGCTGATTGTCTCGGGGATTCTAGTGATTCATTTCAAGCAGAAAAAAATTATCCCGCTGTTTCCTTTAGGCCGAAATGTCTAA